Proteins from a genomic interval of Benincasa hispida cultivar B227 chromosome 7, ASM972705v1, whole genome shotgun sequence:
- the LOC120081139 gene encoding uncharacterized protein LOC120081139, whose translation MPFGLCNAPGTFQRCMMAIFSDFLEKTVEVFMDNFSAFEDSFQSCLDNLEAVLARCEEMNLVLNWEKYHFMVTEGIVLGHKVSKAGLEVDEVKIDVIARLPPPSNVKALRSFLGHVGFYRSSGTNSTELDASFYSHVRHERYCSGTMLGQKKGNLIHPISYASKTLNDSQEHYTTMEKEMLVVVFGIEKFKSYLEYDIDIQDRKGTENQMADHLSRLENQEMQDQESEIKDAFSDESLFRVEDREPWYTDIVNYLTTKQFPGNFNSQQKKRLVHDNKFYFWHELFLYKQGPDFIMRRCIPEEETQHFLAECHDSPYGEHFGGQRTAVKVLQSGYFWPTLFKDAREFVRKCDPCQQLEHKAFLAVKKLNLNLDAASAQRKLQLNELEEWQLNAYENNKLYKEKTKRWHDQCNSKKEFCCLAKKFGGQDHSSLKTVFPHGAVEINTEDGTNVFKVNGQRVKPTLKDGIKRQNSSLALVKPTEARVEASLH comes from the exons atgccctttgggctgTGTAATGCACCTGGAacattccaaaggtgtatgatggctatTTTCTCTGACTTCTTGGAGAAGACTGTTGAAGTCTTCATGGACAATTTCTCagcctttgaagactcattccaATCATGCTTAGATAATTTGGAGGCCGTCCTTGCTCGATGCGAGGAAATGAACCTTgtgctgaattgggaaaaatatcatttcatgGTGACGGAAGGAATTGTTTTAGGCCACAAAGTATCTAAAGCTGGGTTGGAAGTTGATGAAGTCAAGATAGATGTCATAGCTAGACTTCCACCACCATCAAATGTTAAAGCTCTACGAAGTTTTCTAGGACATGTTGGCTTCTATCGAAG CTCCGGTACTAATAGCACCGAATTGGACGCATCATTTTATTCTCATGTGCGACACGAGCGATATTGTAGTGGAACAATGTTAGGGCAAAAGAAGGGAAATTTGATACATCCCATCTCTTACGCGTCAAAGACACTGAATGACTCTCAGGAACACTACACGACcatggaaaaagaaatgttggttGTAGTGTTTGGCATCGAGAAGTTCAAATCTTATTTA GAATATGACATTGATATTCAGGACAGAAAGGGAACTGAGAATCAGATGGCTGACCACCTGTCCAGGCTAGAAAATCAAGAAATGCAAGATCAAGAAAGTGAAATCAAAGACGCATTTTCTGATGAAAGCTTGTTCAGAGTTGAAGACAGGGAACCTTGGTACACAGACATAGTTAATTACTTAACTACCAAGCAATTCCCTGGGAACTTCAACTCTCAGCAAAAGAAACGGTTAGTACATgacaacaaattttatttttggcatGAATTGTTTCTCTATAAACAAGGCCCAGACTTCATCATGCGTCGATGCATTCCGGAGGAAGAGACACAACACTTCTTGGCTGAGTGTCATGACTCTCCTTACGGAGAGCATTTTGGTGGGCAAAGAACCGCTGTGAAGGTCCTTCAAAGTGGATACTTCTGGCCCACCCTCTTTAAAGACGCGAGGGAGTTTGTTCGTAAATGTGACCCCTGCCAAC AGTTGGAGCACAAGGCTTTTTTGGCAGTAAAGAAGCTAAATTTGAACTTGGACGCCGCAAGTGCTCAACGCAAACTTCAGCTCAATGAGCTTGAGGAGTGGCAATTGAACGCATACGAGAACAACAAGCTCTACAAGGAGAAgacaaagcgttggcatgaccaaTGCAACAGTAAGAAAGAGTTTTGTTGTTTGGCGAAAAAGTTCGGTGGTCAGGACCATTCATCATTAAAAACAGTCTTTCCCCATGGAGCAGTAGAAATTAACACGGAGGATGGCACCAATGTGTTCAAAGTAAATGGCCAAAGAGTGAAGCCAACTTTGAAAGATGGCATAAAACGTCAAAATTCATCTCTCGCACTCGTAAAGCCAACTGAGGCCCGTGTCGAAGCATCTCTGC ATTGA